In Prevotella sp. oral taxon 475, one DNA window encodes the following:
- the nusA gene encoding transcription termination factor NusA yields MVARKKDENILSMVDTFKEFKDTKNIDRTTLVSVLEESFRNVLAKIFGSDENFDVIVNPDKGDFEIYRNRVVVADGEVEDENKQISLSDARKIEPDYEVDEDVSERVDFAKFGRRAILTLRQTLASKVLELEHDSLYNKYKDRVGQVISGEVYQVWKREALIIDDENNELILPKTEQIPADQYRKGETVRAVILRVDNENNNPKIILSRTSPMFLERLLEAEVPEINDGLISIKKIARMPGERAKIAVESYDDRIDPVGACVGVRGSRVHGIVRELCNENIDVINYTANIKLFIQRALSPAKVSSINIDEETKKAEVFLHPEEVSLAIGRGGLNIKLASMLTEYTIDVFREVGEDEADEDIYLDEFSDEIDQWVIDAIKSIGLDTAKAVINAPREMLVEKADLEEETVDNLLRVLKAEFE; encoded by the coding sequence ATGGTAGCAAGAAAAAAGGATGAGAATATCTTGAGCATGGTCGACACGTTCAAAGAGTTCAAAGACACGAAAAACATCGACCGCACGACGTTGGTGAGCGTATTGGAGGAGAGTTTCCGCAATGTGCTGGCCAAAATCTTCGGTAGTGACGAAAATTTCGATGTGATTGTCAACCCGGATAAGGGCGACTTCGAAATCTATCGCAATCGTGTGGTGGTGGCAGACGGCGAAGTGGAAGACGAAAACAAACAAATCTCGCTGTCGGATGCCCGGAAGATAGAACCCGATTACGAAGTAGACGAAGACGTTTCCGAACGGGTAGACTTCGCCAAGTTCGGTCGTCGCGCCATCCTCACCCTGCGTCAGACGCTGGCCTCTAAAGTACTGGAGCTGGAACACGACTCCTTATATAATAAGTATAAAGACCGCGTGGGCCAAGTCATCTCCGGCGAGGTGTATCAGGTGTGGAAACGCGAAGCGTTGATCATCGACGACGAGAACAACGAGCTCATTCTGCCCAAGACAGAACAGATTCCTGCCGATCAATATCGCAAAGGCGAAACCGTGCGCGCTGTCATCCTGCGTGTGGATAATGAGAACAATAACCCGAAAATCATTCTCAGCCGCACCAGTCCCATGTTCCTCGAAAGACTCTTAGAGGCAGAAGTGCCCGAGATCAACGACGGTCTGATTTCCATTAAGAAGATAGCACGCATGCCGGGAGAACGTGCCAAGATTGCTGTAGAGAGCTATGACGACCGAATCGACCCCGTAGGAGCCTGCGTTGGTGTTCGGGGTAGCCGTGTACACGGCATCGTTCGCGAACTGTGCAACGAAAATATCGATGTCATCAACTATACGGCCAATATCAAACTCTTTATCCAACGCGCACTGAGTCCGGCCAAAGTGAGCAGCATCAACATCGACGAGGAAACCAAAAAAGCAGAGGTATTCCTCCATCCTGAGGAAGTTTCACTGGCCATCGGTCGGGGCGGACTCAACATTAAGTTGGCTTCCATGCTGACAGAATATACCATCGATGTGTTCAGAGAAGTGGGCGAGGACGAAGCCGACGAAGATATCTACCTCGATGAGTTCTCCGATGAAATCGACCAATGGGTGATCGACGCCATCAAGAGCATCGGGCTCGATACGGCAAAGGCTGTGATCAACGCTCCGCGAGAGATGCTCGTAGAGAAGGCCGACTTGGAAGAAGAAACCGTTGACAACCTTCTGAGAGTTCTGAAGGCTGAGTTCGAATAG
- a CDS encoding pseudouridine synthase: MIFHPLNTDIPKPSRLNNPFFYEPHPLCLLATEEVKAAVSARKEWQAEVKQGKMFGVLVVERLSGQGSSLGYLAAYSGQILGRSNWEGFVPAVFDYLLPGGYFKTHEQKISLLNAEVERLETDEERQQLKNRLDEQEKRAVCQIEAYKEEMKRAKARRDALRKAGADALQQEAMQAESQWMKAELHRMKKRFRAERDVLLQGVERFDRALARLKEERKRQSDELQRWLFARFEMRNGRGERCSLLDIFARETGQLPPAGTGECCAPKLLQYAFAHHLRPVCMAEFWMGQTVMGEVRREGCFYPACQGKCGPTLRFMLQGIEVDPATPEGHVGGQLKVVYEDKNLTVVCKPAGMLSVPGKSGAASVYSLMRARYPDAASPLVVHRLDMDTSGLMLIAKTKEKHKNLQSAFKNRAVKKRYVALLEGLLPAEKQGGRISLPLSPDYLDRPRQRVDREKGKSAVTDYEVLGQVSGHSLVALYPQTGRTHQLRVHCAHAEGLNMPILGDALYGRKADRLYLHAEAIEIPSEGISFRIEADF; the protein is encoded by the coding sequence ATGATTTTTCATCCCCTCAACACTGATATTCCGAAGCCTTCGAGGCTGAACAATCCTTTCTTCTACGAGCCTCACCCGCTTTGTTTGCTGGCGACCGAGGAGGTGAAGGCTGCTGTGTCGGCGCGCAAAGAGTGGCAGGCAGAGGTAAAACAGGGAAAGATGTTCGGGGTGTTGGTGGTGGAACGGTTGTCCGGGCAGGGGTCGTCGTTGGGCTATCTCGCGGCCTACTCGGGGCAGATTCTTGGCCGGAGCAACTGGGAAGGTTTTGTTCCGGCCGTGTTTGACTATCTTCTGCCTGGTGGATACTTCAAAACACACGAGCAGAAAATTTCTCTTCTCAACGCTGAAGTGGAGCGATTGGAGACCGACGAGGAACGACAACAACTGAAAAATAGGCTCGACGAACAGGAAAAACGGGCTGTGTGCCAGATAGAGGCTTACAAAGAGGAGATGAAAAGGGCGAAAGCACGGCGCGATGCCTTGCGAAAGGCGGGGGCAGACGCCCTGCAACAGGAGGCGATGCAGGCTGAAAGCCAGTGGATGAAGGCCGAGCTGCACCGCATGAAGAAGCGATTTCGGGCTGAGCGAGACGTTCTTTTGCAAGGCGTTGAACGCTTCGACAGGGCGTTGGCAAGGCTGAAAGAGGAACGAAAAAGACAATCGGACGAGCTGCAACGGTGGTTGTTCGCTCGCTTCGAGATGCGAAACGGACGGGGCGAAAGGTGTTCGCTGCTCGATATTTTTGCCCGTGAGACGGGCCAACTGCCACCTGCCGGAACGGGCGAATGCTGCGCGCCGAAACTGTTGCAGTATGCTTTCGCGCACCATCTCCGGCCGGTGTGCATGGCAGAGTTCTGGATGGGACAGACGGTCATGGGCGAAGTGCGACGCGAAGGTTGTTTCTATCCTGCCTGTCAGGGCAAATGCGGGCCTACGCTTCGCTTTATGTTGCAGGGCATCGAGGTAGATCCGGCCACGCCGGAGGGTCACGTCGGCGGCCAACTGAAGGTGGTTTACGAGGACAAGAACCTGACCGTGGTATGCAAACCCGCCGGGATGCTGAGCGTTCCGGGCAAGAGTGGCGCGGCGTCGGTCTACAGTCTGATGCGCGCCCGCTATCCCGATGCGGCCTCGCCGCTCGTTGTTCACCGATTGGATATGGACACTTCGGGGTTGATGCTCATAGCCAAAACCAAGGAAAAGCATAAGAACTTGCAGTCGGCCTTTAAAAATCGTGCGGTGAAAAAGAGGTATGTGGCATTGCTGGAGGGCCTTCTGCCGGCAGAAAAACAAGGTGGACGCATCTCGCTTCCGCTCTCTCCCGACTATTTAGACCGTCCTCGGCAGCGCGTCGACCGAGAAAAGGGGAAGTCGGCTGTGACGGATTACGAAGTGTTAGGGCAGGTGTCGGGGCATAGCCTTGTGGCCCTCTACCCGCAAACCGGGCGCACCCATCAGTTGCGCGTTCATTGTGCGCATGCCGAGGGCTTGAACATGCCCATCCTCGGCGATGCGCTTTACGGGCGAAAAGCAGACCGACTGTATCTTCATGCCGAAGCCATCGAGATACCGTCGGAAGGTATTTCTTTTAGAATAGAAGCAGATTTTTAA
- the rimP gene encoding ribosome assembly cofactor RimP yields the protein MIDKNVVKGIVEEWLANKEYFLVDVEVGADARIVVEIDHADGVWIEDCVELSRYIEERLNRDEEDYELEVGSAGLGQPFKVPQQYVNFIGKEIEVLDKGGKKHRGLLKAVDGDQFTVAIPEKVKIEGKKRPVIQEVEHTFGMNDVKYAKYLIQF from the coding sequence ATGATAGATAAAAACGTCGTTAAAGGAATCGTAGAAGAATGGCTCGCCAACAAGGAATACTTCCTTGTAGACGTCGAAGTGGGCGCAGATGCACGCATCGTCGTCGAGATAGACCATGCCGATGGCGTATGGATTGAAGACTGCGTAGAGCTGAGTCGTTATATCGAAGAACGTCTCAACAGAGACGAAGAAGACTATGAACTCGAGGTAGGTTCAGCCGGTTTGGGACAGCCTTTTAAGGTTCCGCAACAGTATGTCAACTTCATCGGGAAAGAAATAGAGGTTCTCGACAAAGGAGGAAAGAAACATCGGGGACTGCTGAAGGCCGTCGATGGCGACCAATTCACCGTGGCCATCCCCGAAAAAGTGAAGATCGAAGGCAAGAAACGCCCCGTGATACAGGAGGTAGAGCACACTTTCGGGATGAACGACGTGAAGTATGCCAAATACTTAATTCAGTTTTAA